In a single window of the Limnochorda sp. L945t genome:
- a CDS encoding class II aldolase/adducin family protein, whose amino-acid sequence MILARLRAEVVGVGRRLLQTGLVVGTSGNVSARDKETGLVAISPSGMEYDRIDAEDVPVVDEEGRPVEGRRRPSTELPTHLAIYRAYPEVGAVVHTHSPYATVLSVLGWSLPAVLGEAAAVLGGEVRLAEYATTGSEQLGVYTVMALEGRQAAILKNHGAIAVGEDLLEALHVAWVLESTARVYWAARVAGPVLQLSPDEVLRIRHGYLMNYGQRPKGARQHAPTGTETPVPPGPTYRRASAHGEPGGAGRYEGGPSRDGD is encoded by the coding sequence GTGATTCTGGCACGGCTCCGCGCTGAAGTGGTGGGGGTAGGACGCCGGCTGTTGCAGACGGGGCTGGTGGTGGGCACGTCGGGCAACGTGAGCGCCCGGGACAAGGAGACGGGGTTGGTGGCCATCTCGCCTTCCGGCATGGAGTACGACCGGATCGACGCCGAGGACGTGCCGGTGGTCGACGAGGAAGGACGTCCGGTGGAGGGGCGGCGCCGGCCGTCGACGGAGCTGCCGACCCACCTGGCCATCTACCGGGCCTACCCGGAGGTCGGCGCCGTCGTCCATACGCATTCCCCGTACGCGACCGTGCTCTCGGTGCTCGGCTGGTCCTTGCCTGCGGTGCTGGGCGAGGCCGCGGCCGTGCTGGGCGGCGAGGTGCGGCTCGCCGAGTACGCCACCACCGGGTCGGAGCAGCTGGGGGTCTACACCGTGATGGCCCTGGAGGGCCGCCAGGCAGCCATCCTCAAGAACCACGGGGCCATCGCCGTGGGCGAGGACCTTCTGGAGGCCCTCCACGTGGCATGGGTGCTGGAATCCACGGCCCGGGTCTACTGGGCCGCTCGCGTGGCCGGCCCGGTCCTGCAGCTCTCGCCCGACGAGGTGCTCCGGATCCGCCACGGCTACCTGATGAACTACGGCCAGCGCCCCAAGGGAGCACGCCAGCACGCTCCCACGGGGACGGAGACGCCGGTCCCTCCCGGGCCGACCTATCGCCGGGCGAGCGCCCACGGAGAGCCGGGCGGGGCCGGGCGGTACGAAGGAGGCCCTTCGCGCGATGGCGATTGA
- a CDS encoding NAD+ synthase yields the protein MAIERQLEQEASASLRIALGQIDVTVGDLQANARLIEQVAEQAYRQGAQLVAFPELCLTGYPPEDLLLRPSFIRENRRVLQHLARRLPPLVAIVGFVDSESDIYNAAAVIHGGEVAAVARKNLLPNYGVFDEFRYFESGERPLVVHVGPYRVGVNICEDIWYPDGPMRLQSLLGGAEVIVNISSSPYQMGKIQDRERMLATRALDYRVVLAYVNLVGGQDELVFDGTSCVIDEDGVVVARAPSFQEALLVADVDPQAVFHRRLHDPRRRQQRLRLSQAEAPPPTDVVRLPLPAASSPPDRGAVEGPAGQAQVRPVIREAVPFLGPEAEVHAALCLGVRDYVTKNGFETVAVAMSGGIDSSLVATLAADALGPERVVGVTMPSRFSSEQSVEDAREVARRLGIRFEVIPIEPVMRAYLDTLRPLFGDRPFDVTEENLQARIRGTLIMALSNKFGWLVLTAGNKSELAVGYLTLYGADTTGGFAVIKDVPKTWVYRLARWRNTWRGGPVIPDSVLTKAPSAELRPGQKDTDTLPPYEVLDPMMAAYVEEDRDAPGLVAMGFDAATVERVAAMIARSEYKRRQAPPGVKVTRRAFGRDWRFPITNRYVERLARPSSGD from the coding sequence ATGGCGATTGAGAGGCAGTTGGAGCAGGAGGCGAGCGCCAGCTTGCGCATCGCGCTCGGCCAGATCGACGTGACCGTCGGCGACCTGCAGGCCAACGCGCGACTCATCGAGCAGGTCGCCGAACAGGCGTACCGGCAAGGAGCGCAGCTGGTGGCCTTCCCGGAGCTCTGCCTGACCGGTTACCCGCCGGAAGACCTGCTGTTGCGGCCGAGCTTCATCCGGGAAAACCGCCGTGTGCTCCAGCACCTGGCCCGCCGCCTCCCGCCGCTCGTGGCCATCGTGGGGTTCGTCGACAGCGAAAGCGACATCTACAACGCCGCGGCGGTGATCCACGGCGGCGAGGTGGCGGCCGTGGCCCGCAAGAACCTGCTGCCCAACTACGGGGTCTTCGACGAGTTCCGCTATTTCGAGAGCGGCGAGCGGCCGCTGGTCGTCCACGTGGGGCCTTACCGCGTGGGCGTCAATATCTGCGAGGACATCTGGTATCCCGACGGGCCCATGCGGCTGCAGAGCCTGCTGGGCGGCGCGGAGGTCATCGTCAACATCTCGAGCTCCCCGTACCAGATGGGCAAGATCCAGGATCGGGAGCGCATGCTGGCCACGAGGGCCCTCGACTACCGCGTCGTGCTGGCTTACGTCAACCTGGTGGGAGGCCAGGACGAGCTGGTCTTCGACGGGACGAGCTGCGTCATCGACGAGGATGGGGTGGTGGTCGCCCGGGCGCCCTCTTTCCAGGAGGCCCTGCTGGTGGCCGACGTCGATCCGCAGGCGGTCTTCCACCGCCGGCTCCACGATCCCCGGCGGCGCCAGCAACGCCTGCGCCTGAGCCAGGCCGAGGCACCCCCTCCGACCGACGTGGTGCGCCTTCCCTTGCCGGCCGCCTCTTCCCCTCCCGACAGGGGAGCCGTCGAGGGCCCGGCCGGTCAGGCACAGGTCCGGCCGGTGATCCGGGAGGCCGTGCCCTTCCTCGGGCCGGAGGCCGAGGTGCACGCGGCCCTTTGCCTGGGTGTACGCGACTACGTGACCAAGAACGGCTTCGAGACCGTGGCCGTGGCCATGTCAGGGGGTATCGACTCGTCGCTCGTGGCCACCCTGGCGGCCGACGCGCTGGGGCCGGAGCGGGTCGTGGGGGTGACCATGCCCTCTCGCTTCTCCAGCGAGCAGAGCGTCGAGGATGCCCGGGAGGTGGCGCGCAGGCTCGGCATCCGCTTCGAGGTCATCCCCATCGAGCCGGTCATGCGAGCCTACCTCGACACCCTCCGTCCCTTGTTCGGCGACCGGCCGTTCGACGTCACCGAAGAGAACCTCCAGGCCCGCATCCGCGGCACGCTCATCATGGCGCTCTCCAACAAGTTCGGCTGGCTGGTGCTCACGGCGGGCAACAAGAGCGAGCTGGCGGTCGGTTACCTCACGCTGTACGGGGCGGATACGACGGGCGGCTTTGCGGTCATCAAGGACGTGCCCAAGACCTGGGTCTACCGCCTGGCGCGCTGGCGCAACACGTGGCGAGGGGGACCGGTGATCCCCGACTCGGTGCTGACCAAGGCCCCTTCCGCCGAACTGCGACCGGGGCAGAAGGACACCGACACGCTGCCCCCGTACGAGGTGCTTGACCCGATGATGGCGGCCTACGTGGAGGAGGACCGGGACGCCCCGGGGCTGGTGGCCATGGGCTTCGATGCCGCGACGGTGGAGCGGGTGGCCGCCATGATCGCCCGCAGCGAATACAAGCGGCGCCAGGCCCCTCCCGGCGTCAAGGTCACCCGGCGCGCCTTCGGCAGGGACTGGCGCTTTCCCATCACCAACCGCTACGTGGAGCGGCTGGCCCGCCCGTCCTCCGGGGATTGA
- a CDS encoding DUF1015 family protein, with protein MAAEGIYYNPGRLAGSPPIADAAEWAAYATRDSSARPGKPGRPLRDDGLGAPEPTPAAGAGMGLADRSYHASRLFSDWAGTLAGDWLREQVLVQDREASLYLVRTRAAVPSALRHGPWVPAEASFVGVMAGIAVGEGEPLRLAEQVDPALVARMVPVMKAFAYDVAPVWAVYSVNGAADGARKLQALVEEVTASPATLRLGGDGDDSVHELWRLQPGQSAAFAGLLGDRALVVAGGAVQVAALSALAPQHAGLSPGTGQGGPSSVLALLTAVDGAPGTGPVLLPVHRLLLAGRGLSYDVVAQRLAAYFRLLEPRAPATGPVLERLDAALEELAGVRGEFNGFLLYGGQGRLHIVRSKGRMLMENWTHPMGGPAWRSMDVNILHALALERALGIPPETSRLHREPVAVEPSAERAVERVDSGEAAVAFLVPPPGPDQVLQAALHNNPLPADALRPWPPVPAGLLIRRRRTGA; from the coding sequence TTGGCTGCAGAAGGGATCTACTACAACCCGGGTCGCTTGGCCGGGTCCCCACCGATCGCCGACGCGGCCGAGTGGGCCGCCTACGCCACCCGGGACTCGTCGGCGCGCCCCGGCAAGCCGGGCCGCCCGCTCCGGGACGACGGCCTGGGGGCCCCGGAGCCGACGCCGGCCGCGGGAGCCGGCATGGGCCTGGCCGACCGGAGCTACCACGCTTCGCGCCTTTTCAGCGATTGGGCGGGCACGCTCGCCGGCGACTGGCTGCGGGAGCAGGTGCTGGTGCAGGATCGGGAGGCCTCGCTGTACCTGGTCCGGACCCGGGCCGCCGTGCCTTCCGCGCTTCGTCACGGGCCCTGGGTCCCGGCCGAAGCCTCCTTCGTCGGCGTGATGGCAGGGATCGCCGTGGGAGAGGGCGAGCCGCTGCGGCTCGCCGAGCAGGTCGATCCGGCTCTCGTCGCCCGCATGGTGCCGGTCATGAAGGCCTTTGCCTACGACGTGGCGCCGGTCTGGGCCGTTTACTCGGTCAACGGCGCGGCCGACGGCGCCAGGAAGCTCCAGGCGCTCGTCGAGGAGGTCACGGCGTCTCCCGCGACGTTGCGCCTCGGCGGCGACGGCGACGACAGCGTCCACGAGCTCTGGCGCCTGCAGCCCGGACAGTCGGCGGCCTTCGCCGGGCTCCTGGGCGATCGCGCTCTGGTGGTGGCAGGCGGAGCGGTCCAGGTAGCGGCCCTCTCCGCGTTGGCGCCCCAGCACGCCGGGCTGTCCCCGGGAACGGGCCAGGGCGGGCCTTCCTCGGTCCTGGCCCTCCTGACGGCGGTCGACGGCGCGCCGGGGACGGGCCCGGTGCTGTTACCCGTGCACCGTCTCCTGCTGGCGGGCCGGGGGCTCTCCTACGACGTGGTCGCACAGCGTCTGGCCGCTTACTTCCGGCTGCTCGAGCCCAGGGCGCCGGCCACGGGGCCGGTGCTGGAGCGACTCGACGCGGCCCTGGAGGAGCTGGCCGGCGTCCGGGGGGAGTTCAACGGCTTCCTGCTGTACGGGGGCCAGGGACGCCTTCACATCGTGCGTTCCAAAGGGCGCATGCTGATGGAGAACTGGACCCACCCCATGGGTGGGCCGGCCTGGCGTTCCATGGACGTCAACATCCTGCACGCCCTGGCGTTGGAGCGTGCCCTTGGCATCCCGCCCGAGACGAGCCGGCTGCACCGGGAGCCGGTGGCCGTGGAGCCATCGGCGGAGCGGGCCGTCGAGCGCGTGGACTCGGGCGAGGCCGCGGTCGCCTTCCTGGTGCCGCCGCCGGGCCCTGACCAGGTCCTGCAGGCGGCGCTGCACAACAACCCGCTGCCCGCCGACGCCCTGCGACCGTGGCCGCCCGTGCCGGCCGGCTTGCTCATCCGCAGGCGCCGCACCGGCGCATGA
- the pepT gene encoding peptidase T: protein MQRARSQLLQEGLLQRFLRYVQVDSPSAEGAADVPSTPEQWEMARLLFGELQALGLSGVTLSEHGIVTATLPGPAGAPVVGLLAHYDTFPGVPGKGVRPLVHRRYAGGDIPLPAGPVLSPRDHPALARCIGQDVITSDGSTLLGADDKAGVAEVMEVLCRLIREPGRPRPTVRVAFTPDEETGRGIGYLDVATWGCTAAYTLDGSEPGEISGENFDAANGLVVIEGRSSHTGTARGKLINAVRLAAELVTSVPATLLPETTEGREGFIHVDAIEGNMERVTLKIALREFTLEGLGRLRTLVEEACRGLELRYPGSRARFEVTGGYANMARKLEERPEVMELAREAVRRAGLEVIERPIRGGTDGARLTEQGLPTPNLFTGGMNYHSRTEWACAQWMEQAVDVVLRLLELWATRQ from the coding sequence ATGCAGCGCGCACGCTCCCAGCTCTTGCAGGAAGGACTCCTCCAACGCTTCCTCCGCTACGTCCAGGTCGACAGCCCGTCGGCGGAAGGAGCGGCCGACGTGCCGTCGACCCCCGAACAGTGGGAGATGGCCCGCCTGCTCTTCGGCGAGCTTCAGGCACTGGGCCTGTCCGGCGTGACCCTGAGCGAGCACGGCATCGTGACCGCCACGCTCCCCGGCCCCGCCGGCGCGCCTGTCGTCGGGCTTCTGGCGCATTACGACACCTTTCCGGGGGTGCCCGGCAAGGGCGTCCGGCCGCTGGTGCACAGGCGGTACGCGGGCGGCGACATCCCCTTGCCCGCCGGCCCCGTCCTCAGCCCCCGCGACCACCCGGCCCTGGCCCGGTGCATCGGGCAGGACGTGATCACGTCGGACGGCAGCACGCTCCTGGGCGCCGACGACAAGGCCGGAGTGGCCGAGGTGATGGAGGTACTCTGCCGCCTCATCCGAGAGCCCGGCCGGCCACGCCCGACGGTGCGGGTGGCCTTCACGCCCGACGAGGAGACGGGCAGGGGCATCGGCTACCTGGACGTCGCGACGTGGGGCTGCACGGCGGCGTACACCCTCGACGGGAGCGAGCCCGGCGAGATCAGCGGCGAGAACTTCGACGCCGCCAACGGGCTCGTGGTCATCGAAGGGCGCAGCAGCCACACCGGGACGGCCAGGGGCAAGCTCATCAACGCCGTCCGGTTGGCGGCCGAGCTGGTGACGTCGGTACCGGCCACCTTGCTCCCGGAGACCACCGAGGGCCGGGAAGGGTTCATCCACGTCGATGCCATCGAGGGCAACATGGAGAGGGTGACCCTCAAGATCGCGCTGCGGGAGTTCACTCTGGAGGGGCTCGGGCGCCTGCGCACCCTCGTGGAGGAGGCGTGCCGTGGCCTGGAGCTGCGCTACCCGGGGAGCCGGGCCCGTTTCGAGGTCACCGGCGGTTACGCCAACATGGCCCGCAAGCTCGAGGAGCGCCCGGAGGTGATGGAACTCGCCCGGGAGGCGGTGCGGCGGGCGGGACTCGAGGTGATCGAGCGCCCCATCCGGGGAGGAACGGACGGCGCCCGCCTCACCGAGCAGGGTCTCCCGACCCCCAACCTCTTCACGGGGGGCATGAACTACCACAGCCGGACCGAATGGGCATGCGCGCAGTGGATGGAACAGGCGGTGGACGTGGTGCTCCGGCTGCTGGAGCTGTGGGCGACCCGGCAGTGA
- a CDS encoding endonuclease domain-containing protein: MGAEPAMKAGGHGHPPPEESFFEERLRELQGRGRHAAHPAPDHQAHHMEDRLAGLLHKAGLGPFRRRVVVGGWEVDFLFERSRLVVELDGFVHLAAPIREKDRLKDRSLAALGYRVLHVENAELRAAPDQVLRRIRQALGRQGP, encoded by the coding sequence ATGGGAGCCGAGCCGGCGATGAAGGCCGGAGGGCATGGCCACCCGCCGCCGGAGGAGTCGTTCTTCGAGGAGCGCCTGCGTGAGCTTCAGGGCAGGGGCCGGCATGCCGCCCACCCGGCCCCGGACCACCAGGCGCATCACATGGAGGACCGTCTCGCCGGCCTGCTCCACAAGGCGGGGCTCGGGCCTTTCCGCCGGAGGGTGGTGGTGGGGGGCTGGGAGGTCGATTTCCTCTTCGAGCGCTCCCGCCTCGTCGTGGAGCTGGACGGCTTCGTCCACCTGGCCGCGCCGATTCGGGAGAAAGACCGGCTCAAGGACCGGTCTCTCGCGGCGCTCGGTTACCGGGTGCTCCACGTGGAAAACGCCGAACTGCGGGCCGCCCCCGACCAGGTGCTCCGCCGCATCCGGCAGGCCCTGGGCCGCCAGGGCCCGTAG
- a CDS encoding YczE/YyaS/YitT family protein, with amino-acid sequence MSVGRAALRWAWMVAGMTVITLGIRMQVLAELGLGPWDVLHMGLSLRTPLTFGQASQVVGAVLVVAALVLGEVPRAGTLLNMWYVGALYDVVEAKGWLPPPVSVPMRWAYLVGGVLLLACGSAWYLSARLGSGPRDGMMLALARRLHRARSGRDEPAGSPGAARHAGVVRGVLEGAATLAGYFLGGPVGAGTIAAAALIGPSMAFFLPRFAFTGRWWPAPETRLQAPAVVAAGSQVPQGSPRRAWEPSRR; translated from the coding sequence GTGAGCGTGGGCCGGGCGGCGCTACGCTGGGCCTGGATGGTGGCCGGCATGACGGTCATCACCCTGGGTATCCGGATGCAGGTGCTGGCCGAGCTGGGCCTCGGACCCTGGGACGTCCTGCACATGGGCCTCAGCCTGCGCACGCCCCTCACGTTCGGACAGGCGAGCCAGGTGGTCGGCGCCGTTCTGGTGGTGGCCGCCCTGGTGTTGGGAGAGGTGCCCCGTGCCGGCACCCTCCTCAACATGTGGTACGTGGGGGCACTCTACGACGTGGTCGAGGCGAAAGGATGGCTCCCGCCTCCCGTGTCCGTGCCCATGCGGTGGGCCTATCTCGTAGGAGGGGTGCTGCTGTTGGCCTGCGGTTCGGCCTGGTACTTGTCGGCCCGGCTCGGCTCGGGGCCCCGCGACGGCATGATGCTGGCGCTGGCCCGCCGCCTGCACCGGGCCCGCTCCGGCCGGGACGAGCCGGCCGGCTCTCCCGGTGCGGCCCGGCATGCCGGCGTCGTGCGAGGGGTGCTCGAGGGCGCGGCGACCCTGGCCGGTTACTTCCTCGGCGGGCCGGTGGGAGCCGGCACCATCGCGGCCGCGGCCCTCATCGGGCCGAGCATGGCCTTCTTCCTGCCGCGCTTTGCCTTCACCGGGCGGTGGTGGCCCGCACCGGAGACCCGCCTGCAAGCTCCGGCCGTCGTCGCTGCCGGCTCGCAGGTGCCCCAGGGGAGCCCCCGGCGGGCATGGGAGCCGAGCCGGCGATGA
- a CDS encoding O-acetyl-ADP-ribose deacetylase produces MLVEQVTLVEQGVRLVAVQGDITRQDVDAIVNAANSSLMGGGGVDGAIHRAGGPAILEACKAIVQEQGPLPPGQAVATTGGRLLARYVIHTVGPVWRGGGRGEPEVLRSAYRNSLAIAARKGLRTVAFPSISTGAYGYPIEEAAPVALAAVRDFIAQRKAAGPLSLEEVRFVLFTRADFEVYRRLMAP; encoded by the coding sequence ATGCTCGTGGAGCAGGTGACCCTGGTGGAGCAAGGGGTGCGCCTGGTCGCCGTGCAGGGTGACATCACCCGGCAGGACGTCGACGCCATCGTCAACGCCGCCAACTCGAGCCTGATGGGGGGCGGAGGGGTCGACGGGGCCATCCACCGGGCAGGGGGACCGGCGATCCTCGAAGCGTGCAAGGCGATCGTGCAAGAGCAGGGGCCGTTGCCGCCGGGACAGGCCGTCGCGACCACCGGGGGCAGGCTCCTGGCGCGCTACGTCATCCACACGGTCGGGCCCGTCTGGCGAGGCGGTGGCCGGGGTGAGCCGGAGGTGCTGCGTTCGGCGTACCGCAACTCCCTGGCGATCGCAGCCCGCAAGGGCCTGCGCACGGTGGCGTTCCCGTCCATCAGCACGGGCGCCTACGGCTACCCCATCGAAGAGGCGGCACCGGTAGCGCTCGCGGCGGTGCGGGACTTCATCGCGCAGAGGAAGGCCGCGGGGCCCCTGTCGCTCGAGGAGGTCCGCTTCGTACTGTTCACCCGGGCGGACTTCGAGGTGTACCGCCGGCTCATGGCCCCCTGA
- a CDS encoding ABC transporter permease: MISPVSAELMKLRRHSILWLGALGAVVPVVLDVAWYYTARGRFDMSAETFVSQAVFTVALLEGPAGAAIIGTMLFGREYTERTLPNLLASAVPRSVWVGAKWIALAIVGLGILMSSWALTLGTTALVMGTRPLTPELVLGSLAACAAAAFALYGTSAIAVGLTLATRNQMAGVGWGVAATMVAVVSINSKYAILFPGSVPWIAGALAFEAVSPSLAQGARLAAQFAWTGIPPALTVTLIALAVWVAGVAFSLWHVHHADFP; this comes from the coding sequence ATGATCTCGCCGGTCTCCGCTGAACTCATGAAGCTGCGCCGCCACAGCATCCTCTGGCTCGGGGCCTTGGGGGCGGTGGTGCCCGTCGTGCTCGACGTGGCCTGGTACTACACAGCGCGCGGCCGCTTCGACATGTCGGCCGAGACGTTCGTCAGCCAGGCGGTGTTCACCGTAGCGCTCCTCGAGGGCCCGGCGGGGGCGGCCATCATCGGCACGATGCTGTTCGGGCGGGAGTACACGGAACGGACGCTCCCCAATCTGCTCGCCTCGGCCGTACCCCGGTCCGTGTGGGTGGGTGCCAAGTGGATCGCGCTGGCCATCGTGGGGTTGGGCATCCTGATGAGCAGCTGGGCACTCACCCTGGGTACGACGGCGCTCGTCATGGGCACCCGGCCGCTGACGCCCGAGCTCGTGCTCGGAAGCCTGGCCGCTTGCGCCGCCGCGGCGTTCGCGCTTTACGGCACGAGCGCCATCGCGGTGGGCCTCACGCTGGCTACCCGCAACCAGATGGCCGGCGTCGGGTGGGGAGTAGCAGCCACTATGGTGGCCGTCGTCAGTATCAACTCCAAGTATGCGATCCTGTTTCCGGGCTCCGTGCCCTGGATCGCCGGGGCCCTTGCCTTCGAGGCGGTATCCCCGTCTCTGGCCCAAGGCGCCCGCCTGGCCGCTCAGTTTGCCTGGACGGGCATCCCTCCTGCCCTCACGGTCACGCTGATCGCCCTGGCCGTGTGGGTCGCGGGGGTAGCCTTCTCCCTGTGGCACGTGCACCACGCCGACTTCCCCTGA
- a CDS encoding ABC transporter ATP-binding protein, whose amino-acid sequence MRKSAGTARMKPTGAWWPTCPTTFVRRSPPSSATWSFLGRNGAGKTTTIRILLGLVHPTRGEAYLFGQRTYPGHQALLRRVGVVVEQPGFYPNLTAYENLALHARMLGLPEQRQDPVARALSLVGMDDMSSRLLKGFSQGERQRLALARALMHEPELLVLDEPTNGLDPYAIRDLRELLRRLHRERGLTIFISSHILAEVQKLCTRIGIIHEGRVVEEIGLTELRRRSRRYLEIEVTDAPKTAWVLENELGISDFLVIDASTVHVFDAPDPALLHEHPEAVTEALVRHGVGVRRMAFGQDSLEQHFIRVTGGRNVDDLAGLR is encoded by the coding sequence ATGCGCAAATCCGCAGGCACCGCCAGGATGAAGCCTACCGGCGCCTGGTGGCCGACCTGTCCCACGACCTTCGTACGCCGCTCACCTCCATCATCGGCTACGTGGAGCTTCCTGGGGCGCAACGGCGCCGGCAAGACCACCACGATCCGCATCCTGCTGGGGCTCGTGCATCCCACCCGCGGAGAAGCCTACCTCTTCGGACAGCGCACGTACCCCGGTCACCAGGCGCTGCTGCGCCGGGTGGGCGTGGTCGTGGAGCAGCCCGGCTTCTACCCCAACCTGACCGCCTACGAGAACCTGGCGCTCCACGCCCGCATGCTCGGCCTGCCGGAACAGCGCCAGGATCCCGTCGCACGCGCCCTGTCGCTCGTAGGGATGGACGACATGTCCAGCCGCCTGCTGAAGGGCTTCTCCCAGGGGGAGCGCCAGCGCCTGGCCCTGGCCCGGGCGCTGATGCACGAGCCGGAGCTGTTGGTGCTGGACGAGCCGACCAACGGCCTCGACCCCTACGCCATCCGCGACCTGCGGGAGCTGCTCCGGCGCCTCCACCGAGAACGCGGTCTCACCATCTTCATCTCCAGCCACATCCTCGCCGAGGTGCAGAAGCTGTGTACCCGCATCGGGATCATCCACGAGGGCCGGGTGGTGGAGGAGATCGGGCTCACCGAGCTTCGCCGGCGCAGCCGCCGCTACCTGGAGATCGAGGTGACCGACGCGCCCAAGACCGCCTGGGTGCTCGAGAACGAGCTCGGCATCTCCGACTTCCTGGTAATCGACGCCTCCACCGTGCACGTGTTCGACGCACCCGACCCGGCCCTGCTGCACGAGCATCCGGAGGCCGTCACGGAGGCCCTCGTCCGACACGGGGTCGGCGTGCGGCGCATGGCCTTCGGGCAGGATTCCCTGGAACAGCACTTCATCCGGGTGACGGGAGGGCGTAACGTCGATGATCTCGCCGGTCTCCGCTGA
- a CDS encoding response regulator transcription factor, which yields MLSTGGAGRLLVADDEPDVVDLVRIFFEQQGWQVDGAGDGRSALEKARSRPYDAILLDVAMPGMDGMALCRELREAGVDVPILMLTARDADADKLRGFGAGADDYVTKPFSPVELVARVGAHVRRYRRFREQGRHALRFAGLVIDPAARQVWKDGQEVALTPREFDLLLFLARHPHQVFTREQLFEAVWGERYLEADSNTVTVHIRRLRSRLGDDPSRGAIIRTVWGVGYRFEPPGGAGRS from the coding sequence ATGCTGAGCACCGGCGGCGCGGGACGGCTGCTGGTCGCCGATGACGAGCCGGATGTCGTCGACCTCGTCCGCATCTTCTTCGAACAGCAAGGGTGGCAGGTCGACGGGGCCGGCGACGGGCGCTCGGCGCTGGAGAAGGCCCGCAGCCGGCCGTACGACGCCATTCTCCTCGACGTCGCCATGCCCGGGATGGACGGCATGGCCCTTTGCCGGGAGCTGCGCGAGGCGGGCGTCGACGTCCCCATCCTCATGCTGACCGCCCGCGACGCCGACGCGGACAAGCTCAGGGGCTTCGGGGCGGGCGCCGACGACTACGTGACCAAGCCGTTCAGCCCGGTAGAGCTGGTGGCCCGGGTCGGCGCGCACGTCCGGCGCTACCGCCGGTTCCGGGAGCAGGGCCGGCACGCCCTGCGCTTCGCCGGCCTCGTCATCGACCCCGCGGCCCGCCAGGTGTGGAAGGACGGGCAGGAGGTGGCGCTCACGCCCCGGGAGTTCGACCTGCTCCTCTTCCTGGCCCGCCACCCCCACCAGGTCTTCACCCGGGAGCAGCTGTTCGAGGCCGTCTGGGGCGAGCGCTACCTGGAGGCGGACTCCAACACGGTGACGGTGCACATCCGCCGGCTGCGGTCACGTTTGGGGGACGACCCCTCCCGCGGGGCCATCATCCGGACGGTGTGGGGGGTCGGGTACCGCTTCGAGCCCCCGGGGGGAGCCGGCCGGTCGTGA
- a CDS encoding hydroxymethylglutaryl-CoA lyase encodes MPLRVPARVHIVEVGPRDGLQIEPRTLSTADKVALIDRLSGCGALEKIEAGSFVRPDLVPQMADSQEVFRAIRRRPPIRYTGLVGNSRGAERALEAGVDEIDFSVAASETFNRRNVRKGIDESLEELRRIVALAAPGRAPAPAVPVWVTISTAFGCPYEGEVPADRVLRLAEAALEAGAAGVVLADTTGMAYPTQVGELVRQAARLAGTPRLGLHFHNTRGAGLANVLAALDAGAVRFDGSIGGIGGCPFAPGATGNVCTEDMVHMLHAMGVETGIDLSCLVETARWLEGLLGRPLPGQVMRAGPRSRRYPVPEERPRAC; translated from the coding sequence ATGCCGCTACGGGTGCCGGCACGGGTCCACATCGTCGAGGTGGGGCCACGGGACGGGCTGCAGATCGAGCCCCGTACCCTCTCCACCGCCGACAAGGTGGCGCTGATCGATCGGCTGTCCGGCTGCGGGGCGCTGGAGAAGATCGAGGCCGGCTCGTTCGTGCGGCCGGACCTGGTGCCCCAGATGGCCGACTCGCAGGAGGTTTTCCGGGCCATCCGCAGGCGGCCGCCCATCCGGTACACGGGGCTGGTCGGCAACAGCCGGGGAGCGGAGCGAGCGCTCGAGGCCGGCGTGGACGAGATCGACTTCAGCGTGGCCGCCAGCGAGACGTTCAACCGGCGTAACGTGCGCAAGGGAATCGACGAGTCCCTGGAGGAGCTGCGGCGGATCGTGGCCCTGGCCGCTCCGGGCCGGGCCCCGGCTCCGGCGGTGCCGGTGTGGGTCACGATCTCCACGGCGTTCGGCTGCCCGTACGAGGGAGAGGTACCTGCGGATCGGGTGCTCCGGCTGGCGGAGGCGGCGCTGGAGGCGGGAGCCGCAGGCGTGGTGCTGGCCGATACGACCGGCATGGCTTACCCGACCCAGGTCGGAGAGCTGGTACGGCAGGCCGCCCGCCTGGCTGGGACCCCACGCCTCGGCCTCCACTTCCACAACACCCGCGGGGCGGGTCTGGCCAACGTGCTCGCCGCGTTGGACGCAGGGGCCGTGAGGTTCGACGGCTCCATCGGGGGTATCGGCGGGTGTCCCTTCGCTCCCGGCGCGACGGGCAACGTGTGCACGGAGGACATGGTGCACATGCTGCACGCCATGGGAGTCGAGACGGGCATCGACCTCTCGTGCCTCGTCGAGACGGCTCGGTGGCTGGAGGGCCTCCTGGGGCGCCCCCTGCCGGGGCAGGTGATGCGGGCCGGCCCCAGGAGCCGGCGCTATCCCGTGCCCGAGGAGCGACCCCGGGCATGCTGA